A window of Cryptomeria japonica chromosome 3, Sugi_1.0, whole genome shotgun sequence contains these coding sequences:
- the LOC131874003 gene encoding uncharacterized protein LOC131874003 has translation MSSLLYDRLKLLNLQLTETFPREESYWRQKFRDLRFSEGDRNTKFFHSSSKLKRLRNRISYITDSNGNTLVDEEEIASEAVRFFKSLLTVDPVALDNEIVHSIPSLVSQEDNKMLMAPFTLAELKEIVFSMHPEKVLGLDGFTALFFPKCWEFIGGFVPGRETSEGAIVAHEILHSISQQKVPAMILKLDMLKAYDRVNWQSLGILHRLGFSRFWVKWVFSCISSARFSVLVNGSPSGFFASSRGFRQADPLSPFLFILLAEALSRAISNATSSSLW, from the exons ATGTCCTCTCTATTGTATGATAGGTTAAAGTTGTTGAACCTTCAATTGACTGAGACTTTtcctagggaagaatcttattggaggcagaagTTTAGGGACCTCCGGTTCTCtgaaggggatagaaatactaagttcTTTCATTCATCGTCTAAGCTCAAGAGGCTTCGTAATCGAATTTCCTATATTACTGACTCTAATGGTAACACTCTTGTTGATGAGGAGGAGATTGCTTCCGAAGCCGTTAGGTTCTTTAAGTCACTTCTTACAGTGGATCCAGTTGCATTAGACAATGAGATTGTGCATTCAATCCCCTCATTAGTAtctcaagaagataataagatgcttatggctCCCTTTACTTTGGCTGAGCTGAAAGAGATAGTATTTTCCATGCATCCGGAGAAGGTCCTAGGTCTGGATGGTTTTACGGCTCTATTCTTTCCGAAGTGTTGGGAGTTTATAG GGGGCTTTGTGCCTGGTCGGGAAACATCTGAAGGTGCAATTGTAGCTCATGAAATTTTGCACTCCATATCTCAACAAAAGGTTCCGGCTATGATACTTAAGCTAGACATGCTTAAGGCTTATGATCGTGTTAATTGGCAATCCCTTGGGATTTTGCATCGGTTGGGCTTTTCACGCTTTTGGGTTAAGTGGGTGTTTTCATGTATATCATCTGCTCGCTTTTCagttttggttaatggttccccttcAGGGTTTTTTGCTTCCTCCCGGGGTTTTAGGCAAGCggatcctttgtctccttttctatttaTTCTTTTGGCAGAAGCGTTAAGTAGGGCCATATCTAATGCTACATCATCCAGTTTATGGTAA